One region of Pyramidobacter sp. YE332 genomic DNA includes:
- the cobT gene encoding nicotinate-nucleotide--dimethylbenzimidazole phosphoribosyltransferase: MNVDLNEINSRLTGLDEAAVKASQERWSVVAKPLKSLGALEDLVTRIAGITGEARFDIGKRALVVMCADNGVIAQGVTQTDESITALVAADLAKGCSSANLMARVARVDVIPVDVGVKNPPDAPGLISRRIAAGTRDFTSGPAMTREQALRAIGVGIETARECREKGYRLIATGEMGIGNTTTSAAVAAALLGCEPRGITGRGAGLSDEGLKRKIAAIEKGIAVNRPDADDALDVLGKLGGFDIAAMAGLFIGGALARLPVVIDGVISAVGALVARRLCPGCAFAMIPSHMSAEPAARRVFGELGLEPVIRAGMRLGEGTGALCLFPLLDMAMALYDGLVFSDIGMKAYTPQS; encoded by the coding sequence GTGAACGTCGATCTGAACGAAATCAACTCGCGCCTGACCGGCCTCGACGAGGCGGCGGTCAAGGCCTCGCAGGAAAGATGGAGCGTCGTCGCCAAGCCTTTGAAAAGCCTGGGGGCGCTCGAGGATCTGGTGACGCGGATCGCCGGGATCACGGGCGAGGCGCGCTTCGACATCGGCAAACGCGCGCTGGTGGTGATGTGCGCCGACAACGGCGTGATCGCGCAGGGCGTGACGCAGACGGACGAGTCGATCACGGCGCTGGTGGCCGCCGACCTGGCGAAGGGATGTTCCTCCGCCAATCTGATGGCGCGCGTGGCGCGCGTGGACGTGATCCCCGTGGACGTGGGCGTGAAAAATCCGCCCGACGCGCCGGGGCTGATCAGCCGCCGTATTGCCGCCGGCACGCGCGACTTCACTTCCGGGCCGGCAATGACGCGCGAACAGGCGCTGCGGGCGATCGGCGTCGGCATCGAAACGGCGCGCGAGTGCCGCGAAAAGGGCTACCGCCTGATCGCCACGGGCGAGATGGGCATCGGCAACACCACGACCAGCGCCGCCGTGGCCGCCGCGCTGCTGGGCTGCGAGCCGCGCGGGATCACGGGGCGCGGGGCCGGGCTTTCGGACGAGGGGCTGAAGCGCAAGATCGCCGCGATCGAAAAGGGCATCGCCGTCAACCGCCCCGACGCGGACGACGCGCTGGACGTGCTCGGCAAGCTGGGGGGCTTCGACATCGCCGCCATGGCGGGGCTGTTCATCGGCGGCGCGCTGGCGCGCCTGCCCGTGGTGATCGACGGCGTGATCAGCGCCGTCGGCGCGCTCGTGGCGCGACGGCTGTGCCCCGGCTGCGCCTTCGCCATGATCCCCAGCCACATGTCGGCGGAACCGGCGGCCCGGCGGGTCTTCGGCGAGCTGGGGCTGGAGCCGGTGATCCGCGCCGGGATGCGCCTCGGCGAGGGTACGGGCGCGCTGTGTCTGTTCCCGCTGCTGGACATGGCCATGGCGCTCTACGACGGCCTCGTCTTCAGCGATATCGGCATGAAAGCCTACACGCCGCAGTCATAA
- a CDS encoding amino acid racemase translates to MIPRKILGVYGGMGPAASAEFMRLLAAMAPAKRDQEHPVVYVYSNAQTPDRTAAFFGRGESPAAALRQGLDTLCDWGADLLAVPCNTAHIFIDPFRAQLRAPLIHIVEATVADAVKAAPDGCWIIATGATLASGIYEKEAARRGYRFFDASEEVRELATQAIVHVKAGELKAGGAVMDEIAARLWAVRRAPIVTACTELPLAYDASSLPPEMGISSLRSLARACLEALYAEE, encoded by the coding sequence ATGATCCCTCGAAAAATCCTCGGCGTTTACGGCGGCATGGGCCCGGCGGCCTCGGCCGAATTCATGCGTCTGCTGGCGGCGATGGCCCCGGCGAAGCGCGATCAGGAGCACCCCGTCGTCTACGTCTATTCCAACGCGCAGACGCCCGACCGCACGGCGGCGTTTTTCGGCCGCGGCGAAAGCCCCGCCGCCGCGCTGCGCCAAGGTCTGGACACGCTGTGCGATTGGGGCGCCGATCTGCTGGCCGTGCCCTGCAACACGGCGCACATCTTCATCGACCCGTTCCGCGCCCAGCTGCGAGCCCCCCTGATCCACATCGTCGAAGCTACCGTCGCCGACGCGGTCAAAGCCGCGCCCGACGGCTGCTGGATCATCGCCACCGGCGCGACGCTGGCCTCGGGCATCTACGAGAAGGAAGCGGCGCGCCGCGGCTACCGTTTTTTCGACGCCAGCGAAGAGGTCCGCGAACTGGCGACCCAAGCCATCGTCCACGTCAAGGCCGGCGAGCTGAAAGCCGGCGGCGCGGTCATGGACGAGATCGCCGCCAGGCTGTGGGCCGTCCGCCGCGCCCCGATCGTCACCGCCTGCACGGAACTGCCGCTCGCCTACGACGCCAGCTCGCTGCCGCCGGAAATGGGCATCTCCAGCCTGCGCAGCCTCGCGCGCGCCTGCCTCGAAGCCCTCTACGCGGAAGAGTAA
- a CDS encoding DUF362 domain-containing protein, whose translation MTTVAFFHCEDYAPARLDPIVRECLSLRAFPRGGRVLVKPNMLAARAPEKCVTTHPAVVDSVCRALLDLGCRPVIGDSPGIEPFALVAKASGIGEVGARLGVPVQELGRSTLCPPAPGRVNRRLELSADALEADAVVSLPKMKTHCQMQLSLAVKNLFGAVVGTRKAQWHYAVGLDRRRFADLLLDISLSLPPLLSIVDGVIGMEGRGPSNGRPRAFGLIGASGDTVALDSALSAMMGLPPQDFFLLQAARVRGFAGCDLSGVEWRGDFDPAGRFPDVDIPALDALSLMPRFMDRFGRRFLASRPEQIRERCIACGRCVAVCPAGALKLENGTLFFDYAACIRCYCCHEMCPRDAVAFREGALMKLFALLRKTRRAGRGKI comes from the coding sequence ATGACGACCGTCGCGTTTTTTCACTGTGAAGACTACGCGCCCGCCCGGCTCGACCCGATCGTGCGGGAATGTCTGTCGCTGCGCGCTTTCCCGCGCGGCGGCCGCGTGCTGGTCAAACCCAACATGCTCGCCGCCCGCGCGCCGGAGAAATGCGTGACCACGCACCCGGCGGTCGTCGATTCGGTTTGCCGCGCCCTGCTCGATCTGGGCTGCCGGCCGGTGATCGGCGATAGTCCGGGCATCGAACCCTTCGCGCTGGTGGCGAAGGCGTCGGGCATCGGCGAGGTGGGAGCGCGCCTCGGCGTGCCGGTGCAGGAGTTGGGGCGCTCCACGCTCTGCCCTCCGGCGCCGGGGCGAGTCAACAGGCGTCTCGAGCTTTCGGCCGACGCGCTCGAGGCCGACGCCGTCGTCAGCCTGCCAAAAATGAAAACGCACTGTCAGATGCAGCTGTCGCTGGCGGTCAAAAATCTTTTCGGCGCCGTCGTCGGCACGCGCAAGGCCCAATGGCACTACGCCGTGGGGCTGGACCGACGCCGCTTCGCCGATCTGCTGCTGGACATTTCGCTGTCGCTGCCGCCGCTGCTCTCGATCGTCGACGGCGTCATCGGCATGGAAGGGCGCGGCCCCAGCAACGGCCGGCCGCGCGCTTTCGGACTGATCGGCGCGAGCGGAGATACGGTGGCGCTCGACTCGGCGCTGTCGGCCATGATGGGGCTGCCTCCGCAGGATTTTTTTCTGCTGCAGGCGGCTCGCGTCCGCGGCTTCGCAGGCTGCGATCTGAGCGGCGTGGAATGGCGCGGCGACTTCGATCCCGCCGGCCGTTTCCCCGACGTCGACATTCCGGCGCTGGACGCGCTCAGCCTCATGCCGCGCTTTATGGACCGTTTCGGGCGGCGTTTTCTCGCCTCGCGTCCCGAGCAGATCCGCGAGCGCTGCATCGCCTGCGGCCGCTGCGTCGCCGTCTGTCCCGCCGGGGCGTTGAAGCTGGAAAACGGGACGCTGTTTTTCGACTACGCCGCGTGCATCCGCTGTTACTGCTGTCACGAGATGTGTCCCCGCGACGCCGTCGCTTTCCGCGAAGGGGCGCTGATGAAGCTGTTCGCTCTGCTGAGGAAAACGCGCCGCGCCGGGCGCGGGAAAATTTGA
- a CDS encoding M20 family metallopeptidase has product MDKKKIGEIIESRGTRYAEAADEIWGYAETAFREHKSMAAQIRLLEEEGFNVATNVGGVETAFCGEWGEGRPVIAFLGEFDALAGLSQKAGLDRRDPEVPGGNGHGCGHNLLGVASIAAAAALKKVMQEQGLKGTVRYYGCPGEEGGSGKAFMAREGVFADVDAAVTWHPSNCTFTAGTSSLANAQIYYRFRGVSAHAAAAPHLGRSALDAVELMNVGVQFLREHVIQEARMHYAITDAGGVSPNVVQPYAEVLYLLRAPKSGQVKEIVERVDRIAQGAALMTDTTVEKDFVKSCANIVNNETMERCLQKNLEFFGAPHFDAADEEFARKIFETTPEPGRFEDLEKRVRGAGEAGRRALEEAKKDPLPRRILPYVPSGVPMGGSTDVGDVSWQTPTAQIYMGTWPNSTPGHSWQVVTVGTSPLAHKGMLQAGKVMAAAGYDLMTNPELLKKAQDELKERLRGETYVPIPKGVTPRGLSGAKS; this is encoded by the coding sequence ATGGACAAGAAAAAGATCGGCGAGATCATCGAATCGCGCGGCACCCGTTACGCCGAAGCCGCCGACGAGATCTGGGGCTACGCGGAGACGGCGTTTCGCGAGCACAAGTCGATGGCGGCGCAGATCCGCCTGCTCGAGGAAGAGGGATTCAACGTGGCGACGAACGTCGGCGGCGTGGAGACGGCGTTCTGCGGCGAATGGGGCGAAGGGCGTCCCGTGATCGCCTTCCTCGGTGAGTTCGACGCGCTGGCCGGGCTGAGCCAGAAAGCCGGGCTCGACCGCAGGGATCCGGAAGTCCCCGGCGGCAACGGCCACGGCTGCGGACACAATCTGCTCGGCGTCGCCTCCATCGCCGCCGCCGCGGCGCTGAAAAAAGTCATGCAGGAACAGGGGCTGAAAGGCACCGTGCGCTATTACGGCTGCCCCGGCGAAGAGGGCGGCAGCGGCAAAGCCTTCATGGCCCGCGAGGGCGTCTTCGCCGACGTGGACGCCGCCGTCACCTGGCACCCGTCCAACTGCACCTTCACCGCCGGCACCTCGTCGCTGGCCAACGCGCAGATCTATTACCGCTTCCGCGGCGTCAGCGCCCACGCGGCCGCCGCGCCCCATCTCGGCCGCAGCGCCCTCGACGCCGTCGAGCTGATGAACGTGGGCGTGCAGTTTTTGCGCGAGCACGTCATTCAGGAAGCGCGCATGCACTACGCCATCACCGACGCGGGCGGCGTCTCGCCCAACGTCGTGCAGCCCTACGCGGAGGTGCTCTACCTGCTGCGCGCGCCCAAGAGCGGCCAGGTGAAGGAGATCGTCGAGCGCGTCGACCGCATCGCCCAGGGCGCGGCGCTGATGACCGACACGACGGTGGAAAAGGATTTCGTCAAATCCTGCGCCAACATCGTCAACAACGAAACGATGGAGCGCTGCCTGCAAAAAAATCTCGAATTCTTCGGCGCGCCCCACTTCGACGCCGCCGACGAGGAGTTCGCGCGCAAGATCTTCGAGACCACGCCCGAGCCGGGACGCTTCGAAGACCTGGAAAAGCGCGTCAGAGGCGCCGGCGAGGCGGGACGCCGGGCCCTCGAAGAAGCCAAAAAGGATCCGCTGCCGCGCCGCATCCTGCCCTACGTGCCTTCCGGCGTTCCCATGGGCGGCTCCACCGACGTGGGCGACGTCTCCTGGCAGACGCCCACGGCCCAGATCTACATGGGCACCTGGCCCAACAGCACGCCCGGCCATTCCTGGCAGGTCGTGACGGTCGGCACGTCGCCGCTGGCGCACAAAGGCATGCTCCAGGCCGGCAAGGTCATGGCCGCGGCCGGCTACGATCTGATGACCAACCCCGAGCTGCTCAAAAAAGCCCAGGACGAGCTGAAAGAACGCCTACGGGGCGAGACCTACGTCCCCATACCCAAGGGCGTCACACCGCGCGGTCTTTCCGGCGCCAAGAGCTGA
- a CDS encoding dicarboxylate/amino acid:cation symporter, with amino-acid sequence MAEKRGVPLIWQISIGFVAGILFGRMAAPDVVAYVDPLGKIFMALLSMLIVPLVLSSLVVGVASLGDLKSLGRIGVKTIALYLVTTAVAIAIGLALGNLMQPGAGMDIALAKAVEGKAAPSLGQVLTNMFPKNAFASMVNANMLQIIVFALFLGVSMTLAGEKGKPALDFFNSLAETMYKMTAIVMKFAPYGVFALIAVTVSKYGAAVLLPFIKVISAVYIGCILHAVLVYSGLVAVFARKSPLWFFKGIKEASLTAFVTRSSSGTLPVTMECCHNMGVPDKVASFVLPLGATINMDGTALYQGVCALFIAQAFGIPLSVTAQLGILVTATLGSIGTAGVPGGGLIMLTLVTTQAGLPMEGVAMIAGIDAVLDMIRTSLNITGDAAVATVVAKSEGAEL; translated from the coding sequence ATGGCAGAGAAACGCGGAGTTCCTTTGATTTGGCAGATCAGCATCGGTTTTGTCGCCGGCATCCTGTTCGGCAGAATGGCCGCGCCGGATGTGGTGGCGTATGTGGATCCCCTCGGCAAGATCTTCATGGCCCTGTTGAGCATGCTGATCGTGCCGCTGGTCCTGTCGAGCCTCGTCGTCGGCGTGGCGTCGCTGGGCGACCTCAAGTCGCTGGGCCGCATCGGCGTGAAGACGATCGCCCTTTATCTGGTCACCACGGCGGTCGCCATCGCCATCGGTCTGGCACTGGGCAACCTCATGCAGCCGGGCGCCGGCATGGACATCGCCCTTGCCAAGGCGGTCGAGGGCAAGGCCGCGCCTTCGCTGGGGCAGGTGCTGACGAACATGTTCCCGAAGAACGCCTTCGCGTCGATGGTCAACGCCAACATGCTGCAGATCATCGTCTTCGCGCTGTTCCTCGGCGTTTCCATGACGCTGGCCGGAGAGAAGGGCAAGCCCGCGCTCGACTTCTTCAACTCGTTGGCGGAGACGATGTACAAGATGACCGCGATCGTCATGAAGTTCGCGCCTTACGGCGTCTTCGCGCTGATCGCCGTGACCGTTTCCAAGTACGGCGCCGCGGTACTGCTTCCTTTTATAAAAGTGATTAGCGCCGTCTACATCGGCTGTATCCTGCACGCCGTGCTCGTCTATTCCGGACTGGTCGCCGTTTTTGCCCGCAAAAGCCCGCTGTGGTTCTTCAAGGGCATCAAGGAAGCCAGCCTGACGGCGTTCGTCACGCGTTCCAGCTCGGGCACGCTGCCCGTCACGATGGAGTGCTGCCATAACATGGGCGTTCCCGACAAGGTGGCGTCCTTCGTGTTGCCCTTGGGGGCGACGATCAACATGGACGGTACGGCGCTGTATCAGGGCGTCTGCGCGCTGTTCATCGCCCAGGCCTTCGGCATCCCGCTGAGCGTTACGGCGCAGCTCGGCATTCTCGTCACCGCCACGCTCGGTTCGATCGGCACGGCCGGCGTTCCCGGCGGCGGGCTGATCATGCTCACGCTCGTCACCACCCAGGCCGGCCTGCCCATGGAAGGCGTGGCCATGATCGCCGGCATCGACGCGGTGCTCGACATGATCCGCACGTCGCTGAACATCACCGGCGACGCGGCCGTGGCGACGGTGGTAGCCAAGAGCGAAGGCGCCGAACTGTAA
- a CDS encoding MATE family efflux transporter, producing the protein MERGNNQIVEGVIWKQLLAFFFPIMLGTFFQQLYNTVDAVVVGRYVGKVALAAVGGPTSTVIALLVGFFAGLSTGATVVIAQFYGADDPERTSRAVHTAMALALAAGAAMTVLGVTAAEWTLEKMRTPPDVMPHAVSYLRIYFAGIVPSLLYNMGSGILRAKGDSKRPFYLLAGGTAVNLAADLLLIVRYHCGVDGVAYATILSQGFCAAGVWCLLARESGPFRLELRKLRCDWLLLQNIIRIGLPTGIQATMYSFSNVIIQAVTNKFGVNVVAAWATLGKIDALYWMVMSAFGMALSTFSGQNFGARRYDRVIRSIRVCSLMAFVATGIIVTAFLSGGEFWFRIFTDDPQVIGQGLMLMRLMMPWYFSYVVVETISGGIRGTGDSLAPTAIMAVGVCAFRLAWMWLVVPSHWDIRVVAWSYPISWAQTAALFVLYYFFSGWMKRSIARAGHLHAAA; encoded by the coding sequence ATGGAGCGCGGGAACAATCAAATCGTCGAGGGCGTGATCTGGAAGCAGCTGTTGGCTTTTTTCTTCCCGATCATGCTGGGGACGTTTTTTCAGCAGCTGTACAACACGGTCGACGCGGTCGTGGTCGGCCGCTACGTGGGCAAGGTGGCGCTGGCGGCCGTGGGTGGCCCGACGAGCACGGTGATCGCGCTGCTGGTGGGATTTTTCGCCGGGCTGTCGACGGGCGCCACGGTGGTGATCGCGCAGTTTTACGGCGCCGACGACCCGGAACGCACGTCGCGTGCGGTGCACACGGCCATGGCTCTGGCGCTGGCGGCCGGCGCGGCGATGACGGTCCTGGGCGTGACGGCCGCGGAGTGGACGCTGGAAAAGATGCGGACGCCGCCGGACGTGATGCCTCACGCCGTGTCCTACTTGCGCATTTACTTCGCGGGCATCGTTCCCTCGCTGCTGTACAACATGGGCTCGGGGATTTTGCGCGCCAAGGGGGACTCGAAGCGCCCGTTCTATCTGCTGGCGGGCGGCACGGCGGTCAATCTCGCCGCCGATCTGCTGCTGATCGTGCGTTATCACTGCGGCGTGGACGGCGTAGCCTACGCCACGATCCTCTCGCAGGGATTCTGCGCCGCGGGCGTGTGGTGCCTGCTGGCGCGCGAATCGGGACCGTTTCGGCTGGAGCTCCGCAAGCTGCGCTGCGACTGGCTGCTGCTGCAGAACATCATCCGCATCGGTCTGCCGACGGGGATCCAGGCGACGATGTACTCGTTTTCCAACGTCATCATTCAGGCGGTCACCAATAAGTTCGGCGTGAACGTGGTGGCGGCCTGGGCGACGCTGGGCAAGATCGACGCGCTTTACTGGATGGTGATGTCGGCGTTCGGCATGGCGCTGTCGACGTTCTCGGGACAGAACTTCGGGGCGCGGCGCTACGACCGCGTGATCCGCAGCATTCGTGTCTGCTCGCTGATGGCTTTCGTCGCCACGGGGATCATCGTGACGGCATTCTTGTCGGGCGGCGAATTCTGGTTCCGCATCTTCACCGACGATCCGCAGGTCATCGGCCAGGGGCTCATGCTGATGCGGCTGATGATGCCGTGGTATTTCTCCTACGTGGTGGTGGAGACGATCTCCGGCGGCATCCGCGGCACGGGCGATTCGCTGGCCCCTACGGCGATCATGGCCGTCGGCGTGTGCGCGTTCCGGCTGGCCTGGATGTGGCTGGTAGTGCCTTCGCACTGGGACATCCGCGTCGTGGCCTGGAGCTATCCGATCAGCTGGGCGCAGACGGCGGCGTTGTTTGTGTTGTACTATTTTTTCAGCGGCTGGATGAAACGCAGCATCGCCCGGGCGGGGCATCTGCATGCGGCGGCGTGA
- a CDS encoding aspartate-semialdehyde dehydrogenase has product MKLAVVGATGEVGRTMVRVLEEQGVRPGTIRFFASPRSAGTELEFAGRRVAVEKLTKEWVPAGTFDYVIMSAGSELSAWFAPVAASRGAVVIDNSSRWRMDPEKLLVVPEINGDLLAGYRGIVANPNCSTIQMVLGLYKVHERFGLKNIVVSTYQAVSGAGRRGIDELLAQERGGTEYKKFAAPIHRNVVPQIDAFLDNGFTKEEMKMVDEPRKILRDDSIMCWPTTVRVPVLYGHSEAVFAETRDPFGTVEDLLEVMRTQEHVTVSDEPVITPAVDAAGTDATFVSRVRSFDDRHFLQWNVADNVRVGAATNAVRILLRHAALNGVR; this is encoded by the coding sequence ATGAAACTGGCGGTGGTAGGCGCGACGGGCGAAGTCGGCCGCACGATGGTCCGCGTTTTGGAAGAGCAGGGAGTCCGCCCCGGGACGATCCGATTTTTCGCTTCGCCCCGCAGCGCGGGGACGGAACTGGAGTTCGCCGGCCGCCGCGTGGCGGTCGAGAAATTGACGAAAGAGTGGGTCCCCGCCGGGACGTTCGATTACGTGATCATGTCGGCGGGGTCGGAGCTGTCGGCGTGGTTCGCCCCCGTCGCCGCCTCGCGCGGCGCGGTGGTGATCGACAACAGCTCGCGCTGGCGCATGGATCCGGAAAAGCTGCTGGTGGTGCCGGAGATCAACGGCGATCTGCTCGCGGGCTACCGCGGCATCGTCGCCAATCCCAACTGTTCGACGATCCAGATGGTGCTGGGGCTGTACAAGGTGCACGAGCGCTTCGGCCTCAAAAACATTGTCGTCAGCACGTACCAGGCCGTCAGCGGCGCGGGACGGCGCGGCATCGACGAGCTGCTGGCGCAGGAGCGCGGCGGCACGGAGTACAAGAAGTTCGCGGCGCCGATCCACCGCAACGTGGTGCCGCAGATCGACGCGTTTCTGGACAACGGCTTCACCAAGGAAGAAATGAAGATGGTCGACGAGCCACGCAAGATCTTGCGCGACGATTCGATCATGTGCTGGCCCACGACGGTGCGCGTGCCGGTGCTGTACGGCCACAGCGAAGCGGTCTTCGCGGAGACGCGCGACCCTTTCGGCACGGTCGAGGATCTGCTCGAAGTGATGCGAACGCAGGAACACGTGACCGTCAGCGACGAGCCCGTAATCACGCCCGCGGTCGACGCCGCGGGCACGGACGCGACGTTCGTCAGCCGCGTGCGCAGCTTCGACGACCGGCATTTTTTGCAGTGGAACGTGGCCGACAACGTGCGCGTGGGCGCGGCTACCAACGCCGTGCGCATCCTGCTCCGTCATGCGGCGCTGAACGGCGTGCGCTGA
- the dapA gene encoding 4-hydroxy-tetrahydrodipicolinate synthase, with amino-acid sequence MFRGTGTALITPFRNGAVDFDALGELLDFQVENGVDALIVLGTTGEAATLTPAERDEVISFALRTVDGRIPVVIGTGTNNTASTVDLSRRAEELGADGALVVTPFYNKPNQEGLYRHFRTVAESVRIPVILYNVPGRTGVNLAPETVLRLAQIENIVGVKEASGNQYQCDSLIRSLQVVRPDFRVWSGNDDQAFHLVCGGGDGVISVLSNVLPAQTVAMIDAALGGDVTAARRLHLRLLPLMKDLFNESNPIPVKFAAGELGLCRDELRLPLVPAGERTRELVRADLLELSALEAE; translated from the coding sequence ATGTTCAGAGGTACAGGCACCGCGCTGATCACGCCTTTTCGCAACGGAGCCGTCGACTTCGACGCGCTGGGCGAGCTTTTGGACTTTCAGGTGGAAAACGGCGTCGACGCGCTGATCGTGCTCGGCACCACGGGCGAGGCGGCGACGCTGACGCCCGCGGAACGCGACGAGGTGATCTCCTTCGCGCTGCGCACGGTGGACGGGCGAATCCCCGTCGTCATCGGCACGGGCACCAACAACACGGCTTCCACCGTCGACCTGTCGCGCCGCGCCGAGGAACTGGGCGCCGACGGCGCGCTGGTGGTGACGCCTTTCTACAACAAACCCAACCAGGAAGGGCTGTACCGGCATTTCCGCACCGTGGCCGAGTCCGTGAGGATCCCCGTGATTTTGTACAACGTGCCCGGGCGCACGGGCGTCAATCTGGCGCCGGAAACGGTGTTGCGCCTAGCCCAGATCGAGAACATCGTCGGCGTCAAAGAAGCCAGCGGCAACCAGTATCAGTGCGACAGCCTGATCCGTTCGCTTCAGGTCGTGCGCCCCGACTTCCGCGTCTGGTCGGGCAACGACGACCAGGCATTCCATCTCGTCTGCGGCGGCGGCGACGGCGTCATCTCCGTGCTGTCCAACGTGCTGCCCGCGCAGACCGTGGCGATGATCGACGCCGCGCTCGGCGGCGACGTGACGGCGGCGCGCCGGCTGCATCTTCGGCTGCTGCCGCTGATGAAGGATCTCTTCAACGAATCCAACCCGATCCCCGTCAAGTTCGCCGCCGGCGAGCTGGGACTGTGCCGCGACGAGCTGCGTCTGCCGCTGGTGCCCGCCGGCGAAAGAACGCGCGAGCTGGTGCGCGCCGACCTGCTCGAGCTGAGCGCGCTGGAGGCCGAGTAA
- a CDS encoding dihydrodipicolinate reductase C-terminal domain-containing protein, whose product MALSVSYGVIGSTGRMGREIAAAAGGAPCLCVWDEGETCDGTPRVIFDFSSAAVLPHTVELCRRHKSALVMGTTALNDGHMAALRDLAEEVPVVQSFNYSIGIAVMAMILREFAPLLADWDAEIAEAHHVHKKDAPSGTALMLGKALGRDVPMHSFRLGGLPGDHEALFGNEGETLSVRHHAISRSVFAIGAVRAARFALTKDKGLFTFEDVVRG is encoded by the coding sequence ATGGCGCTCTCCGTTTCCTACGGCGTGATCGGCTCTACCGGACGCATGGGGCGCGAGATCGCGGCCGCCGCCGGCGGAGCTCCCTGTCTCTGCGTCTGGGACGAAGGCGAAACCTGCGACGGTACGCCGCGCGTCATCTTCGACTTTTCGTCCGCCGCCGTCCTGCCGCATACCGTCGAGCTGTGCCGCCGCCACAAAAGCGCGCTGGTCATGGGCACCACGGCGCTGAACGACGGGCACATGGCCGCGCTGCGCGATCTCGCCGAGGAAGTTCCGGTCGTACAGAGCTTCAACTATTCCATTGGCATCGCCGTCATGGCCATGATCCTGCGCGAGTTCGCGCCGCTGTTGGCCGACTGGGACGCCGAGATCGCCGAGGCGCACCACGTCCACAAAAAAGACGCGCCCTCCGGCACGGCGCTGATGCTGGGCAAAGCGCTGGGGCGCGACGTGCCCATGCATTCCTTCCGCCTCGGCGGCCTGCCGGGAGATCACGAGGCCCTGTTCGGCAACGAGGGCGAGACGCTCAGCGTCCGCCATCACGCCATCAGCCGCAGCGTCTTCGCCATCGGCGCGGTCAGGGCCGCCCGCTTCGCGCTGACGAAGGACAAGGGGCTGTTCACATTCGAAGACGTGGTGCGCGGCTGA
- the dapD gene encoding 2,3,4,5-tetrahydropyridine-2,6-dicarboxylate N-acetyltransferase, with the protein MNTEEVIRLIKESKKRTVARVFVAGDLKDVEWGALHFVGSSDFGTVKGDLPEILKVLEANGDRIEDCEVEVAARNSAVPLADLTRYEARIEPGAVIRDMVEIGKNAVVMMGAVINIGASVGEGTMIDMNAVLGGRAQVGKNCHIGAGAVIAGVIEPASAQPVVIEDGVLVGANAVVLEGVRVGAGSVVAAGAVVTADVPAGVVVAGTPARVIKNVDSRTEGKTAVVEALREL; encoded by the coding sequence ATGAACACAGAAGAAGTGATCCGCCTCATCAAGGAGTCAAAAAAGCGCACCGTCGCCCGCGTCTTTGTGGCCGGCGACCTGAAAGACGTCGAGTGGGGCGCGCTGCACTTCGTGGGCAGTTCCGACTTCGGCACCGTCAAGGGCGACCTGCCCGAGATCCTCAAAGTTTTGGAAGCCAACGGCGACCGCATCGAGGACTGCGAGGTGGAAGTCGCCGCGCGCAACAGCGCCGTGCCGCTCGCCGACCTGACCCGTTACGAGGCCCGCATCGAACCCGGCGCGGTGATCCGCGACATGGTGGAGATCGGCAAAAACGCCGTGGTGATGATGGGCGCGGTGATCAACATCGGCGCTTCGGTCGGCGAAGGCACGATGATCGACATGAACGCGGTGCTCGGCGGACGTGCGCAGGTGGGCAAAAACTGTCACATCGGCGCCGGCGCCGTCATCGCCGGAGTGATCGAACCCGCCAGCGCCCAGCCGGTCGTGATCGAAGACGGCGTGCTCGTCGGCGCCAACGCCGTCGTGCTCGAAGGCGTCCGCGTCGGGGCCGGATCCGTCGTCGCCGCAGGCGCGGTCGTCACCGCCGACGTTCCCGCCGGCGTAGTCGTGGCCGGCACGCCCGCGCGCGTGATTAAAAACGTGGATTCCCGCACCGAGGGCAAGACGGCTGTTGTCGAAGCCCTGAGAGAGCTTTAG